The Cyanobacteriota bacterium DNA window TGGTCAATGTCGGTGGTGAGAAAATGTCGAAGTCGTTGGGCAACTTCACTACCATTCGGCAGCTTCTAGCGTCTGGTGTGGATCCCATGGTATTGCGACTGTTCATTCTTCAGGCACAGTACCGAAAACCGATCGACTTTACCGATGATGCAATTGCCTCCGCTCGTCATGCTTGGGAAACTCTAAATGAAGGTTTGTTACTAGGGATTAACCATGGTAAGGCTTTAGGCTGGCTGGATGCAGAGGATCCAGCACTTATGGATCCATCTGCTATGCATATTGATCGAAATAGTGACACTGTGCGGCGATTCCAGACAGCCATGGATGATGACCTGAATACCCCTGCTGCTCTGGCTGTGCTATTTGAATTGGCTAAGGACTTGCGTCGTCAGGGTAACATGATTGTCCACAATGGCAAGCCCGATGCCAATCCCCAAGACTTGCGCCAGCAGTGGCAGACCCTAGTGGTATTGGCTGAAGTCCTAGGACTGCGAGCATCTGTGCCCACGATCGCAAACAATACAGGGCTGACCGATGCCGAGGTAGAGGCTCTAGTTCAGGAGCGCCGAGTTGCTCGATCTGCCAAAAATTGGGCAGAGAGTGATCGCATTCGAGATTTGCTACAAGCCCAGGGCATTACCCTAATCGACAAACCCGGTGGCGTTACCCTTTGGCACCGATGAGCCAGGCTTGTTGCCAGGAGTTGCCCATGGTTGATCCCCACACGCCAGATCCCTATCCCACGACACTTTACCTCAGCCCAGAGAAGGATGATCTCTATGCACAGGGGCAGTGGCCAAAGCCATTTGTCTTTAATGATGAGGTGGCACGAGTATTTGATGATATGGTGTCGCGATCGATACCCCTGTATCGAGAAGTAGTAACCTGTGCAGCCCTATGGAGCAAAACCTACTACCAACCCGGTACTCGGCTCATTGATATTGGTTGCTCTACAGGCACCCTGCTAGAACTGCTAGGGCGCTGTTTACCACCGCCAGCAAACTTAGTCGGCATTGACAACTCCTTGGCGATGATTAACCGTGCCCAAGAAAAACTAAAACATATTCAGTCGCACCATCAGGTGGAATTGCTGTGTCAGTCTGCTGATGAGGTCGCCATTACCAATAGCAGTGTCGTGATTCTCAACTACATTCTGCAATTTTTGCCCCTGCAACAGCGACAACGCCTACTGCGATCGATCCACCAGGGGCTAGTGCCGGGAGGGATCCTATTTCTGAGTGAAAAAGTCATCTCTCCCCATCCCCATATTCAAGAAACAGTGACTCGTCACTACGAAGCCTTTAAGGCTCACAATGGCTATGCCCAGACAGAAATTGAGCGTAAAAAAGAGGCTCTAGAGCAGGTCTTGGTGCCCTTAACAGAAGCTCAGCAAGTGCAAATGCTGTTAGAGAGTGGTTTTTCCCACGTGGAATCAGTCATCAAACTGCACAACTTCGTGTCTTGGGTAGCCCTAGTATAGGCAGTCTATTATGGATCCGGATGTTGGTTATTACCCTCCCGACTACTTACACGACTACGGCGCAGTGCTAGCGGCTGAGGAAATCGTTACAATTCGGCAAGAGCGGAACGATCGCCTACATCATCCTAGTGTCAAACCCTATCGAGAGGCTGTGCGATCGCTCCAGACCCTGCGGGCTGAATTACCTACTCCCATCCCTTGGGACTTCACTGGGGATGTAGTCACCATCGGGTGGCCCCACGCTTTATCCCCAATCCAGTCCCAACAGCTTATGCAGATACTCCAAACCTTTTGTCCTTGGAAGAAGGGACCATTTAATTTTTTTGGGATCACGATCGATGCTGAGTGGCGCTCTGATCAAAAGTGGGCACGCCTGCTGCCCCACATTCACCCGCTGGCCCAACGGCGAATTGCAGATATTGGTTGCCATAACGGTTACTTTATGTGCCGAATGCTCCCCCAACAGCCATCCCTAGTGATCGGCTTTGAACCCGTTGCCAAGCATTTTTGGAATTTCCAACTCGTTCAAACCCTGGTCCGTCACGATACCCTAGCGTTTGAGTTGCTAGGCATTGAGCACATTCACCTTTATCCTCAATTTTTTGACACTATCTTCTGCCTAGGTATTCTCTATCACCATTCGGATCCAATTGGTCTATTACGTAAACTTCACTATGCCCTTGCTCCCAAGGGAGAACTAGTCATTGATTGCCAAGGAATTCCCGGTGATTTGCCAATCGCCCTCACACCCCGCCAGCGCTATGCTCACGCACGGGGCATCTGGTTCTTGCCTACCCAGTCCTGCTTAGAACATTGGCTGATCCGTGCTGGGTTTACCCAACTGCGCTGCATCTATGCTGCTCCCCTAGCACCCTCTGAACAACGCCGTACCCCCTGGGCTGATATTCAAAGTCTTCAGGACTTTTTGGATCCTAACAATCCAACCTTGACGATCGAAGGTTATCCTGCTCCTTGGCGATACTACATGCTTGCTTACAAAGGATGATGGACATCCCACTAGCTCTTGATCGCGGTTGCTCAGCGGACAATTGATCAGTAGACAATGATGAAGACGTTGATACTTGAGAAGCCTATTTCATGAGCTACTATAACCCTGCCCATTTACCCAACTTTGGTGCGATCGGCGATGGCAACCCCGAACTTGCTCAAAAATTCTTCACCTACTACAAGGCGGTTTTTGCTGACGGTGCCCTCTCAGCTAGAGAAAAAGCCCTAATTGCTTTAGCTGTTTCCCATGCTGTGCAGTGTCCCTACTGCATCGATGCCTATAGTCATGAATGCTTGCAACAAGGGGCAGACTTGGAACAAATGACCGAGGCTGTGCACGTGGCAACTGCCATTCGAGGCGGGGCTACTCTCATCCATGGCTTGCAAATGCTTGATCATGTGCAGCAAGTAGGGATGTGACAATGCCCATATCAACACAGTCCCTCAATGCTGAATAGCCAACGCCTTCAGCATCCTAGACAACTTTGGTGTCACAATAATTCATAGCCAGCAATGGTAATCAACCGTAACAAAATCAACCCTTAACAACCAACCCCCAACAATTACTAACAACAATGATGACTGCAATTTGTCTGCGGAATGTCTGCAAAATGTATGGCGATCGTCCAGTGGTCAATGACCTATCCCTAGACATTCCCCAAGGCGAAATGTTTGCCCTGCTAGGCCCTAATGGTGCTGGGAAATCTACTACGATTCGGATGCTAACCACCCTTACTCGCCCTACTCGTGGTCAGGTAGCTGTATGTGGTTATGATGTTGTGCGCCAAGCTCAAGCCGTAAAGCGCTGCATTGGCGTTGTTTTGCAAACCGTCAGCCTCGATGGAGACCTAACACTGTGGGAAACTTTAGAGTTGCACGGACGACTGCATCATCTGCCCAACCCCCATCGCCAGAACCAAATTAATCACTGGTTGGACTATATGGAACTGAGCGATCGCCGTGACAACCTTGTGCGCACCCTCTCTGGTGGCATGAAGCGCCGTCTTCAGATTGCACGAGCGTTACTGCACCAGCCAGAAATTCTGTTTCTTGACGAGCCAACCGTTGGCCTGGATCCCCAAACTCGTCGCCGTCTTTGGGAAGTCATCCAAGATTTGAACCGCCAGGGCATGACCATTTTGCTCACTACCCACTACATGGATGAAGTGGAATACCTCTGTGATCCCACCCTCACTGGCTCAACGATCCCCAGTCGGGTTGGCATTATGGATATGGGTAGACTGATTGAGTTAGGCACACTGACAGAGTTGCGCCATAACTACGGTCGAGGTTTGGTAATGAAGCAAGAGGCAGGACAATGGCACTATATCTTTTTCCCTGAACTAGAGGATGCCAATGCCTTTCTGGAGCAACAACCATCTCGCACTGGGATGATGGCACGTCCATCTAATCTAGAAGATATCTTTGTGGAGTTGACTGGACGCAAACTAGATTGAGTATAGATTGAGTAACTGGCAATTGATTAACTGGCAGGTTTGACATCGTTACCAACCCGGATTGTCAGGTCAGATTCTAGATCACCAGTAGAGTCTAGCTGTAGCTGCCCAAAGCCTAGCATTTGACGTAGAGCATCGGCAGCTTGCTGATCTCCTCTTTGCACAACGATTTGACTCTGACGCTGGGGATCTGGCCAGTCTTCAATCAAGTAAACATTACGGAATCCACGGGCTTGCAAGTAGTCAACTATCTCCCGCCCTAGATGGGGTTGGTTGGAGGCATTCTGAACAGCAATACGCAGATCTCGTAGTTGAGTTGCCTGTTCAGTAGCAGTACCTGTCTTAACATTGAAGTATTGGGATAAGACGCGATCGCGAGCCTCTGGATCCATAATCCAGTAGCTTTCGGTATATTCCTCAGGCTGACTAAATCGGCCTGGAAGGAGCACCATCTTGAAGTTAGTCTGATCTAGACTCAGCCCAAAGTTAGCCAATGCCAGCATCTCTTCCAGCGTCAAATTCGTGTCGATGTATTTCGACATGACGTTAAGAATTTGTGGAATTTTGGGCACCACTGTTGGACTAGTCAGGCGCTTCTTCAATGCTGTCATCAAAAACTGTTGACGTTGCACTCGTCCAACATCGCCGTAGGCATCATGGCGAAACCTAGCAAACTGCTCAGCTTGCTCTCCGTTTAGAGTTTGCCAACCCTGTGCTAAGTCGATATGCAGTTTCTGGGTGAAATCGTCATACTTCATAGGGTAGGGTACATAGACATCGATGCCTCCCAACAGGTCTACTAGCTCTCGAAAGGCATCGGTGCTGACGCGGACATAGCGATCAATTTTGACTCCCCCCAGTGTCGTGCTAACAACCTTGGCAGATAGAGCTGGCCCTCCGATAGCGTTGGCACGATTAATTTTCATAGCTCCAGCACTCACCACGTCTGGAGGTAAAGTTGGTGGCAAATCGGCTGGGTTGATGGCCTCTAGCTCTACACGGGTATCACGAGGAATTGACAACAGATTAACAACTTTTGTCTGGGGATCAAGGTGTACGAGCAGCATAGTGTCACTACGCCCAGAGAACACATTCTGCGTAGATGGATTTCCATCTAACACAGCATCTGTACCCATGACTAGAATTGTCACTGGACGAGAAACATAGTACTTAAAGCCGCTTCTCCACAGAGAGACAATTGACGACGGGTGATCCTGCATGTCAGGTGCTGATGGATTCCCTGATAAGGCCGTTGATGACAGGGGGATTACAAAGGCAATAACAGCTCCCACGATCGCTGAGGTTACAGTCGTGGCCCCAAACACTAGGCTCCAGAAGGCAACCTTAGCAATAGTTGGTTTCTGTTTCTGGGCAGTGCCTAGAGTATGTCTAGAATCGCTATCAATTGATGATGTCGGTGATGATGTCGGCGTAGAGGGTATGGCCTGCATCCGCTGGGTAGTAGTAGAGGCTGTGTTATCCGTGGATATGGCTGGTACCGAGTAGGTATGCTTCATAGGAGCAGAGCTAGCAGGCTGAATCGACTCCTTATGATACGCTTGTGGATCAGCATTATCCGCATCCGCAGCAAAGTTCTCTGAACCTGCTTGATCTGAAGCTACTCGCTCAAGAGACTGATTCAACACAAATGGCACTCCTCTTTATCTGTTACTACTTTCAACCACCACACACTGACAAGAGTTCAAAACTGCACCTCAAAGCTGCAATTAAAAGCTGCAATTAAGAGTCTTGTAATGTAAACAAAATTTACGCGATTATATCCCCAGAGTCTACATCATTCCTATGACATCATCGCTGATTCCCATCATTTTGGCTGGCGGCAAAGGTGAACGATTCTGGCCCCTGAGCCGTCATCATCGGCCCAAGCAGTTTCTCTGCCTAGATGGTAGCGATCGCACTCTGCTCCAGATGACTGCTGATCGCCTCGTGGCAACCACTGGTGACTGGAAAACCATCTGGGTGATTACCACCGCTCACTTGGCAGCGGGCGTGCAATACCAACTACCTAACTTGCCTATAGACAATATCTTGGTAGAACCCGAAGGCCGTGACACAGCCCCTGCTGTTGCCTGGGCAACCTTGGAAATTGCTCGTCGTTACGGTGAGAATACTGTGCTAGGCTTTTTTTCGGCTGATCACTGGATTGCTGAACAGGATTTATTCATCCAAACTGTGCAGGCAGCCGTCGAGTTGACCAGTCAAGCATCGGCGATCGCCACCTTGGGGATCAAACCCACCTACCCTGCGATTGGTTATGGCTACATTGAGCATGGAGAAGCTATAGGCACCTTTGCTGGGATGCCTGCCTATCGGGTCAGCCGATTTACTGAGAAGCCTGATCGCGCTACTGCCGAGAACTTTCTCGCCACAGGACGCTTTAGCTGGAATGCGGGCATGTTTATTTTCCGTGCTGCCACTACGATCGCAGAACTCCACACTTATGCCCCCGAACTCATTCAACCTCTAGAGCAACAGGGTGTTGCTGCCTATCCATCGCTGCCCAAGATCAGCATTGACTATGCCCTGATGGAAAAAACCCAAAAAGCTTGCGTGGTACCAGTGGCCTTTAATTGGGATGATTTGGGAGACTGGAATGCAATTGAACGCCTATTGAAAGGAGACCAACTTAATGTTGAACTAGCTAGTCATATCGGCTTGGATACAAAAGACTCCATCTTTTATGCAGAGAATCGGGATGAGCTGATTGTGACGATCGGTCTAGAAGATGTCGTAGTCGTTCGCGACGGTAACGCCACCTTAATCGTGAAAAAAGAGCGCACTCAAGATATTAAAAAGGTACTCAAGGCTATTCAACAAAACCCTCGCTTCGAGGGGTTATTGTGAGCAATCCTTGACCGGTAACCAGCCAGTTGGTAGGAATTACACCTAATG harbors:
- the cmoB gene encoding tRNA 5-methoxyuridine(34)/uridine 5-oxyacetic acid(34) synthase CmoB, with the protein product MDPDVGYYPPDYLHDYGAVLAAEEIVTIRQERNDRLHHPSVKPYREAVRSLQTLRAELPTPIPWDFTGDVVTIGWPHALSPIQSQQLMQILQTFCPWKKGPFNFFGITIDAEWRSDQKWARLLPHIHPLAQRRIADIGCHNGYFMCRMLPQQPSLVIGFEPVAKHFWNFQLVQTLVRHDTLAFELLGIEHIHLYPQFFDTIFCLGILYHHSDPIGLLRKLHYALAPKGELVIDCQGIPGDLPIALTPRQRYAHARGIWFLPTQSCLEHWLIRAGFTQLRCIYAAPLAPSEQRRTPWADIQSLQDFLDPNNPTLTIEGYPAPWRYYMLAYKG
- a CDS encoding ABC transporter ATP-binding protein, producing MMTAICLRNVCKMYGDRPVVNDLSLDIPQGEMFALLGPNGAGKSTTIRMLTTLTRPTRGQVAVCGYDVVRQAQAVKRCIGVVLQTVSLDGDLTLWETLELHGRLHHLPNPHRQNQINHWLDYMELSDRRDNLVRTLSGGMKRRLQIARALLHQPEILFLDEPTVGLDPQTRRRLWEVIQDLNRQGMTILLTTHYMDEVEYLCDPTLTGSTIPSRVGIMDMGRLIELGTLTELRHNYGRGLVMKQEAGQWHYIFFPELEDANAFLEQQPSRTGMMARPSNLEDIFVELTGRKLD
- a CDS encoding cysteine--tRNA ligase — its product is GRKQDPFDFVLWKGAKPGEPAWESPWGKGRPGWHIECSAMVRQTLGDRIDIHTGGADLVFPHHENEIAQSEAVTGVPLANYWLHNGMVNVGGEKMSKSLGNFTTIRQLLASGVDPMVLRLFILQAQYRKPIDFTDDAIASARHAWETLNEGLLLGINHGKALGWLDAEDPALMDPSAMHIDRNSDTVRRFQTAMDDDLNTPAALAVLFELAKDLRRQGNMIVHNGKPDANPQDLRQQWQTLVVLAEVLGLRASVPTIANNTGLTDAEVEALVQERRVARSAKNWAESDRIRDLLQAQGITLIDKPGGVTLWHR
- a CDS encoding LCP family protein → MLNQSLERVASDQAGSENFAADADNADPQAYHKESIQPASSAPMKHTYSVPAISTDNTASTTTQRMQAIPSTPTSSPTSSIDSDSRHTLGTAQKQKPTIAKVAFWSLVFGATTVTSAIVGAVIAFVIPLSSTALSGNPSAPDMQDHPSSIVSLWRSGFKYYVSRPVTILVMGTDAVLDGNPSTQNVFSGRSDTMLLVHLDPQTKVVNLLSIPRDTRVELEAINPADLPPTLPPDVVSAGAMKINRANAIGGPALSAKVVSTTLGGVKIDRYVRVSTDAFRELVDLLGGIDVYVPYPMKYDDFTQKLHIDLAQGWQTLNGEQAEQFARFRHDAYGDVGRVQRQQFLMTALKKRLTSPTVVPKIPQILNVMSKYIDTNLTLEEMLALANFGLSLDQTNFKMVLLPGRFSQPEEYTESYWIMDPEARDRVLSQYFNVKTGTATEQATQLRDLRIAVQNASNQPHLGREIVDYLQARGFRNVYLIEDWPDPQRQSQIVVQRGDQQAADALRQMLGFGQLQLDSTGDLESDLTIRVGNDVKPAS
- the cmoA gene encoding carboxy-S-adenosyl-L-methionine synthase CmoA translates to MVDPHTPDPYPTTLYLSPEKDDLYAQGQWPKPFVFNDEVARVFDDMVSRSIPLYREVVTCAALWSKTYYQPGTRLIDIGCSTGTLLELLGRCLPPPANLVGIDNSLAMINRAQEKLKHIQSHHQVELLCQSADEVAITNSSVVILNYILQFLPLQQRQRLLRSIHQGLVPGGILFLSEKVISPHPHIQETVTRHYEAFKAHNGYAQTEIERKKEALEQVLVPLTEAQQVQMLLESGFSHVESVIKLHNFVSWVALV
- a CDS encoding sugar phosphate nucleotidyltransferase; the protein is MTSSLIPIILAGGKGERFWPLSRHHRPKQFLCLDGSDRTLLQMTADRLVATTGDWKTIWVITTAHLAAGVQYQLPNLPIDNILVEPEGRDTAPAVAWATLEIARRYGENTVLGFFSADHWIAEQDLFIQTVQAAVELTSQASAIATLGIKPTYPAIGYGYIEHGEAIGTFAGMPAYRVSRFTEKPDRATAENFLATGRFSWNAGMFIFRAATTIAELHTYAPELIQPLEQQGVAAYPSLPKISIDYALMEKTQKACVVPVAFNWDDLGDWNAIERLLKGDQLNVELASHIGLDTKDSIFYAENRDELIVTIGLEDVVVVRDGNATLIVKKERTQDIKKVLKAIQQNPRFEGLL
- a CDS encoding arsenosugar biosynthesis-associated peroxidase-like protein, encoding MSYYNPAHLPNFGAIGDGNPELAQKFFTYYKAVFADGALSAREKALIALAVSHAVQCPYCIDAYSHECLQQGADLEQMTEAVHVATAIRGGATLIHGLQMLDHVQQVGM